The window TGCTGAGAATTTGAATTACTACTTCAGTAATGGACAGTACAAAACAGATTATTTAAATGTAAGAGCCTTCAAGATTTACGGAGATGGCGCTTTAGGTTCCAGAGGGGCTTGTTTAATCCGCCCTTATTCAGATGATGAAGATAATTATGGATTTTTAAGAAGTGAGCCTCAGGTTTTTGACAGCTTAGCTAGACTTATCTTTGCCAAAAACTTTCAAATGAATACCCATTGTATAGGCGATTCAGCTAATAGAGCCATCACTAATATTTATGCTAAATACCTTAAAGGCAAAAATGATAGAAGATGGAGAATTGAACACGCACAAGTTTTAGCGGAAAATGATTTTAGCAAATTTGGAGATTATGATATTCTACCTTCTGTGCAACCTACCCATGCTACCTCTGATATGGACTGGGCACATGAAAGGCTGGGAGAGGAGCGCGTTAAAAATGCCTATGCATATCAGGAATTATTAGAGCAAACGGGGAAATTAGTGTTAGGATCTGACTTTCCGGTTGAGGATATCAATCCCATTTACGGTTTTCATGCAGCGGTAGCAAGGCAGGATGATCAAAATATGCCGGAAGAAGGTTTCCAGATGGAAAACGCTTTAAGTCGAGAAGATGCCTTGAAAGGGATGACGATATGGGCAGCTTTTGGTCAATTTGAGGAAAAGGAAAAAGGAAGCATTGAAGCGGGTAAATTTGCTGATTTCGTGATTTTGGATCGTGATATTATGGTAGCTCCATATGAAGAATTACGCACCACAAAGGTGTTAGAGACCTATTCAGCAGGTGCAAAAGTGTTTGATTTAAAGGCAGATCTTTAAGATGAAAGAGGATATTACAATTTCAGAAGCTCAAAAAACCGTAGATGAATGGATTAAAACGGTGGGTGTAAAATATTTCAGCGAGCTCACTAATATGGCCATTCTTACTGAAGAAGTGGGTGAACTAGCCAGAATTATTTCCAGAAAATACGGTGAGCAATCCTTTAAAGAAAGCGATAAAAAATACGATCTGGGAGATGAAATGGCGGATGTCTTATGGGTATTGATCTGCTTAGCCAATCAAACCGGAGTAGACCTGACTGCTGCTTTAAAGAAAAACCTTGAGAAAAAGAATATTCGTGATGCCGATCGTCATAAGAATAATGAGAAGTTGAAGTGATGATAGATTTCTGTATCATCTCAAATTAACTTTACTAAGATGAATAGCTTTTGTATTATTTTTTTCTAAAAAGCTATTTTAGGATAAGTCAATGTCAGCTTTCTGAAATTCTAATATATTTCGACCAATTCCTGTATTATCCCGATGTATTTTATAATTAATCCCCTATATTTATATATCAAGTTCATCTGTAACCAAAACCTGCAAATACTCTACTTTTCTTTTTTGGGTTAGATGATACATAGTTAATATAATTAAGAAGTATCTATTATATCAGGTAGTTTAGAATAGTAACATTATTAAAGGTTTTTATTAGAGCACAATCAATCAAAAAATAATTGAATAAGACGGTAGCAAATAACTTGAAAAGAAGGGCACAGTTTACTCTGTTCGTTACATCCTATTTACCATTGTTCGTATTAATAATTTTTAAGCAAGTCTATAATAATTCGGAGTATTTACATTGGGGAGGTTGCGAATTCTCTTCGCTAAATTTATTCATGGAGAAGTTTGGGTTGTCAATATTGCTTTTAGTTCTTGGTACCTATGGATACCTGGGAGCGATTATAACATTAAGCAATATTCATAAAGCTTCTAAAAATGGTTTTCCGACAAAGATTTCTAAAATTGAGAATAAGAATAGTGAATCTATTGGATATATAGCTACTTATATTATTCCATTTGCTTTTCAGAGCTTTAATAATTGGCTTGATTTAGTCTCCATATGTTTTATAATTTTCATAATATATAGAGTTTACATAAACTCATCATTGCTGCTAATAAACCCAGTTTTAAACTTGAGATATTCAATTTTTGAATTTGAATATATGGAAGGAGAAAAAATCAGAAATGGCATTTTAATTTCAAAAGAAAAGGACTTACAGGAAGATGACTCAATTAAACTCTATTCTATTGGAAATAAAATGTTCTATTCTATAAAAATAAATGAAAAATGATAGATCAATTTTTAGACAAATTTGAAGATATAAATGATGAAAATCTGCATTTGTATTTTATCACTCGTGTGTTAAAGCCAAATCTAAAAAAAAGAGCAAAAGTGCTCGATAAGTATGATTTTGAGATATACCAAGTTGATATTGACAAGGAAATAGCATCTCACTTATACGATGTTTCAATAAAACAATTAGAGTATGTAGCTAAAAAGAATTTAGAGATTACAGAATATGAAGCTATTACTGATAGCACTCAGCAAATATTCACATATGATGGTACCAATAAGGCTATGTCATTTCTTGATGTAGTCCAAAATAAACTGAAAAATAAATCGAAAATTGCCAAAATAAAAAACCTTACAGAAATTGTAAAATCACAGGAATTATGGGCTTACACTGTTGGGTTTTTTGATGATAATCACGATTGGATTTATTCTTTTCGCAAGATATTAAAGGGAAAAGTAGCCATTGATGAAGAAGCTAACAGTAGCAAAAAATTATTTGGAACATTTAGAACGAAGTTTAATACAGTAAGTAACAAACTTGAAGTACTAAAAGGTGAAACGATAAATCTAGATGAACGCATTGACTGTATTTATTTTGAAGATATTTTCTATATCTTTCAAAAGACACAGTTCGAACAGATAACAGGTTTAACAGAAGAATTTAAAGAGCATGCTGAAAAAATAGCAGATGAATTAATTAAAACAGAAATGTTTGATGGATTAGACATTT is drawn from Marivirga arenosa and contains these coding sequences:
- a CDS encoding amidohydrolase, which gives rise to MKNLFLFFISLIIFSSCSKKEKVDSIYFNGNIYTVNSNFDNAEAFAIKDGRFVAVGSSRDIQNKYTAEEEIDLLNSPVYPGLIDGHSHFIRYAKGLREVDLFGTQSFNELIQRIQKHVEEHPNETSILGLGWDQNNWVGKQFPTKDTLDILFPEKIVILKRVDAHALLTNQKGLDLAGINGQTKVSGGEIITENGEPTGVLIDNAMKLLTDKMPELSKQQKKSLIQQAQANCFEVGITSLGEAGLDKSQIDLLDEMHQDSLLSMRIYAMINPTAENLNYYFSNGQYKTDYLNVRAFKIYGDGALGSRGACLIRPYSDDEDNYGFLRSEPQVFDSLARLIFAKNFQMNTHCIGDSANRAITNIYAKYLKGKNDRRWRIEHAQVLAENDFSKFGDYDILPSVQPTHATSDMDWAHERLGEERVKNAYAYQELLEQTGKLVLGSDFPVEDINPIYGFHAAVARQDDQNMPEEGFQMENALSREDALKGMTIWAAFGQFEEKEKGSIEAGKFADFVILDRDIMVAPYEELRTTKVLETYSAGAKVFDLKADL
- a CDS encoding nucleotide pyrophosphohydrolase; this encodes MTISEAQKTVDEWIKTVGVKYFSELTNMAILTEEVGELARIISRKYGEQSFKESDKKYDLGDEMADVLWVLICLANQTGVDLTAALKKNLEKKNIRDADRHKNNEKLK
- a CDS encoding Kiwa anti-phage protein KwaB-like domain-containing protein translates to MIDQFLDKFEDINDENLHLYFITRVLKPNLKKRAKVLDKYDFEIYQVDIDKEIASHLYDVSIKQLEYVAKKNLEITEYEAITDSTQQIFTYDGTNKAMSFLDVVQNKLKNKSKIAKIKNLTEIVKSQELWAYTVGFFDDNHDWIYSFRKILKGKVAIDEEANSSKKLFGTFRTKFNTVSNKLEVLKGETINLDERIDCIYFEDIFYIFQKTQFEQITGLTEEFKEHAEKIADELIKTEMFDGLDILKKQIKETPAIHRKLVRLKKINNYQNLNEKSLNKMIKIAKRYGGQLKKNNGKIIIENEKDVDLTIKVLVDFYKTGEFSGKPYGTFSGKELTTEK